In Monomorium pharaonis isolate MP-MQ-018 chromosome 3, ASM1337386v2, whole genome shotgun sequence, a genomic segment contains:
- the LOC118644710 gene encoding uncharacterized protein LOC118644710, which translates to MARRAFTKPSLNITGKNAAESAQVDEFLFGQDFSQTLKAAQACEKAGREAVKATQPVDKKTLQPVRQQALQRRSQQVPTGTLGNQKVPAKLRSARSAGASYQHSRRLNPDPRHDSITKQAHVTLLPHVRPTEV; encoded by the exons ATGGCTCGGAGAGCCTTTACAAAACCTTCGCTTAATATCACGGGTAAAAATGCTGCGGAGTCCGCGCAGGTTGACGAGTTCCTGTTTGGTCAAGACTTCTCCCAAACTCTCAAGGCAGCTCAAGCCTGTGAAAAAGCAGGAAGGGAAGCTGTCAAGGCAACGCAGCCCGTAGATAAAAAGACTCTTCAGCCCGTTCGACAGCAGGCTCTACAACGTCGCAGCCAACAGGTTCCCACTGGAACTTTGGGAAACCAGAAAGTTCCTGCGAAGCTCAGGTCGGCTCGCAGCGCAGGAGCTTCATATCAACACAGCCGCCGACTCAATCCAGATCCCAGACACGACTCCATCACTAAACAAG CACACGTCACGCTTCTACCTCACGTGCGGCCCACAGAGGTGTAG